CCGGCGATCAGGTTGCCGCCAATCTCACCGAAGCAATCGGCAAGCCGGTGCGTTTCCAGAGCCTTGCGCCTGAAGAGTTTGCCGCACGGATGAGCGAGCTGGTCACCGGTTCGCGCGAGGTGCAGCCGCTGTCGATCTATGATGGAATGGCGAAGTTTTACGCCTTCTATAACAGCCAGCCTGTTTCACCCCTGCTGGTCGATCCGCAAGATGCGCGCGATCTACTGGGGATGGAGCACACCTCGCATCTGGACTGGGCCAAATCCAAGGACTGGATGGAGGGGCTGGGTTAGAGCCCGTCCATCACCATCACTCAGTCTTTCTCTTTGAGCGTCTCGAGATAGGCCAGCAGATTGGCGATATCGCCGTCTTCGAACACGAAGGCCGGCATTTCCATTGAATGTCCGATCTGAACGCCGCGCTCGAACGACGCCTCTATTGCCCAATCCGGCAATCGGTTGGCGGCACGGCGCAGGCTGGGAGCGTTCGGATTGGGCGAAACTCCGTCTTCCAGCGCATGACAGCTGGCGCAGTTCGTTTGGGCGAAGGCTCTGCCTTCCGCTGCACTTTCCGAAAGAGCGTTCGCATTGTGATCGGTCACGCACGCCGCGATGAGGAGCGGCGTTACAAGAATGAACAGGCGTTTGATCAGCATATGGCCCCCTTTCCAACAGTGTACTGCAGCGTTGCAACCAAACACAACCAAAACCCCTACCGCTACGGCCAAGCAAAGGTGCCGGAGGGAGGGGTGCATTTGCCGGTTACGATGGCACTTCGTGTAGCACCAGCGACATGTCCGATGCTTCTTCGCGCAGCGGGATGATCTGCTGATATGCGTCTGAGGCGTACCAGCTCTTGGCGGCTGCAATATCGGGAAACTTGATCACCGCCATGTTCCGCGAGGTCTGCCGCGTCCGTGCGGCTGATCCGGACGCCAAGGGCTGCATGATCGTCAACGCGATTTGTGAGCTACCGGCCGCGGATCAGGGCCTGTCGCAGGACATGACTATCCTGTTTGGTAAATCAGTTCGCGATATCGAAGCGCTGTTGGGACAGGCCGTGCGCGATGGCGAGTTGTCGCAGGATACCGATGTCCGCGGATTGGCGCTCGCGGTAAAGAACCAACTTCTCGGTTTGAATCTCATGAGCAAGACAATTAGCGAAGAGAGCGAATTGTGGTTGGCTGCCAAGATCAGCCTGTCTGCCCTAGGACTTTATGACGATCGCGGCCTTGCCAAGGCTTGAAATCTTCTAGAGCGTCTGCCCGTCATCAAGGACGAAGTCAGCGCCGGTGATGAACTCTGCTGCGTCCGAGCACAGCATCAACAGCGTCGCATCCAGCCCTTCCATTCCCATCAGGCGCTTTCGCGGGAAGCGCTTCATGTGCCGCTGGCCGGCATCTGTATCGAACCATTCTTCATTGATCGCGGTGCGAATATAACCGGGTGATATGGTGTTGATCGAGATGCCTGTGCGCGCCCATTCGCGCGCCATACTGCGCGCCGCCTGCACGACACCGGCTTTGCTGGCGGAGTACGCCACCAATGTCGGCGAAGGTTCGAATGCTGTAATCGAAGCAATCATTACGATCCGTCCGTTCGGCACCTTGTTTGCGATCATCCGCCGGGCACCTTCACGCGCGGTAAGGATCGCACCTTTCAGATTGACGCTGAGTGTGCGTTCGATCTCTTCTTCAGAGACGTCGGTTGTCAGCCCGCCTCCGTCAATTCCTGCATTCGCTACTACCGTATCGATTGTACCGAACGCCTCTTGTGCTGCATCGAAACCAGCAATGATATCGGCTTCAAGCATGACATCCATTTGTACTGCACGCGCACGATCGCCGATTTCGCTGGCGAGTGCTTCCAGCTTGTCGATCCGGCGCGCGCCTAATGCGACATTCGCGCCCGATCCTGACAGCAAGCGACCAAACCGCTCTCCAAAGCCTGAAGAAGCGCCGGTGATAAGCGCGTTGCGCCCGGTCAGGTCAAAAGAGAACCCCGCCACCTAAGCCGGCAACTCGCCGTTGATGTATTTCATCAGCGTGGTCTGGAAATGGCGCACGCGGCTGTCCTGATAATGGCCCAGCTCCATCAAGCCATCCTTCATCGCCTTCATGCCGGTCTGGACATGCGGCAAGTTCGCCATGTCCTGATCGAACACGCCGGCGAGAGCTTCGCCCATGGTGTCCTTGGCCCAGGCAAAGGGCTCGTCATCGGGGATGTAGAGCCGCTCGACAGACTTGGGTCGTTTCTCGCCTTTGGGTGTCGGGAACAACAGCCGGATTTCCATGATGCACCAGTCTGGCGTGTCGCCCGGCAGCCAGCGATAGCACAGCGTCGGCAAGTAACCGATCCACGGGCTGAAATTGGGGAAGATATTGTAGGTGAAGTTGTCGAGAATCTCCGCGTCAGACGCATCGGAATAGTCATAGCCATACTGCTCGGCAAAGCCCTTGCGCCCTGCATCGGCGAGCACCTTGCGCGCCATCAGAGGATCGTTCTCGTCAAAATCGCTGCCTTCTTCGCTGGCTGCAAATCGGCGATTGGTATCGGCATCCGATCCGCCTGAGAACTGGTTCATCTTGTCGAGTACATAGTGCTGATCCTTGCCCGCGAGGTGCGGTGACAAAACGCCAGATGGCGTGATCGCACGGTTAAAGTGGTCGCCAATATGGTCATAGCGACTGTTCGCATCACCCAGGAACGGCAACAGCTGCGGGTGCGTGGTGATCGAATGCCAGGCTTCCATGAAAGCTTCAGCAGTCGCTTTCCAGTTGGCCGGGATCTTCTTTGCCACCCACATACCGGTGTAGCGGTTCTCCATATCATAGCGATCGTAATGCGATGCAGCCGGACCGAGCCAGGTCTTGAAGTCCGGCAAATCGGGATTTTCCGTGATCATCACGAAGCCTTGCCACAATTCCACACGTGCTTCGGGCAGGCTCATGTCCTTGTTCTTGAGATGCTCGAAATCCCATTCACACGGGATTTCCTTCAAGCTGCCGTCGGTCTTCCAGGTGAAGCCGTGGAAGGGGCAACGGAATTGAGTTGTTGTTCCGCTTTCCGTCCGCAGTTTGCGTCCGCGGTGCAGACAAACATTGTATAGCGCCTTTACGCTGCCATCGCGCTGACGCGTGATCAGGAAACTCTTGTCATTGATCTCGAACACAACGGTATCGCCGGGCTCGGGCAATTCGTCTTCGCGCGCCGCAAACAGCCAGACGTTGGGCCACAGCTTTTCACGTTCAAGCTTGGCAAACTCTTCGCTGATATAGGGATCAACCGAAATCGGATCATCGCCCATATCTGCCACGGTCTCCTCGAACAAATAGTCGGGCGGAGTGCGGGTATCTGCTTCGAGCATATCGGTATAGCTCATGCCCGGACAACGCGGTTCGTTAGCGATGTTCTTGATCTCGTTCATGGCGCTTCTCGCCTCTCCCTCGCAATTTGCGCAGTGTCTTGAGCGGTTTTTATCGCACAACCTGCTGTCCGTTCATCCTATCGGATTGGAGAGGAGTGGGAAGCCATGGCGCGCAGCGAAACGATTTCAGCCTTGGGCGATGTGATGCAGCTGGCCTTTGTGCCGGATGATTTCGATGCGGCGATCAAGCATTGGACCGAAACCATGGGGGTGGGGCCGTTTTACCTCATCGAGAACATCCATCTGGACGGCATGAAGTACAAGGGCGAGCCGACTGATGCGGTGTTCACGCTTGCGCTTGCCTATTGGGGCGACTTCCAGATCGAACTGATCAGGCCGGAGAATGACGCACCTTCAATCTATTCGGATGAGTATGCCGCCACAGAAGGGCTGCATCATGTCTGCATGCTGGTTGACGACATTGCTGAAGCCCGCCGCGTTTGCGCCAAGCAAGGCGCGGAGGTCGTAATCGAAGGCAAATTCGGCACAAGCGAAGTGATCTATGTCGACTCCGGGAAAGGGACTGGCCATCTGGTCGAAATCCTGCAGCAGGACCCTTCAGGGCCTGACCTCTTCGGGATCATCAAAGCCGCCAGCGTCGATTGGGATGGGAGCGAGCCGGTTAGAAGGTTTAGCTAGCACATAGAGCTTCGCCCAGCCGCTTGGGTCTTGGTCACGGCAGTCAAAGGGCGACCGCCCGTCCGCAGCGATGCGATCTTTAGGTCGCGTGAGCGAGCAGTTCGTACGCCGGATGGCGTGCGGAAATCAAGAATTCGCCCCCAAGTACCCCAACTGACCCGCCTTGAAGATGGTCTGCGCACGATTGACACTGTCCAGCTTCTCACCCGCGCGATGAATGTGATAGCGGATCGTCGCGTGGGACCGCTCAAGGATCATGCTGATTTCCTTGTCGGTCTTGCCAATTGCAGCCCAGCGCAGGCATTCGACTTCGCGCTTTGACAGAACGCAGTCTGACGGAATGCGGCGTTTCGTGCGATGCGCTTGCACATAGCCGGCGATGAATCGACGTGTGATCTGCGAGAACAGCGAACCATGCTGCGCAAACTCCACGGATAGATCGTCTTTGCTGCGGTCCAGCGCGATGAAGCTGTTCGCGGAAATCTGACCGAAGGGCAAGTGCACCGGTATCACGATTGCTGCCTTGCACATCGATCGCTTTTCGAAATCCGAAAGGTCAATTTCTTCAAGGTAGGAGTTCTTCCAACGGGTATGGAAGCCATGCTCGTTGACCCAGAACGGCTCGCTTTCATAGCGGCAGGCGCGCGGCAAAGGTGAGCTGAGCGCGAGACGATGATCTTCCCACCAACGCTCTCCATCGGCGACCCAACCGAACACGTCAGCGTTGAGGATGGTACCGTCCGTATCCAGCATGGTTTCCTTGGACGAGATATCGTCGCACATGGAAACCTGCATGCCGTAACTCTCAGCGATGCGAGCGATCGCAACCGCAGCATCGTGAATGTCTTCCGCGCTGCGGATAGTAACCTGTTCAAGTAAGTCGTTCAGCCCTTCGCTGTCGCGGGGGGCGCGCAATTCGACAACATTGGTAGCCATGGGCAATTCTGTTCCTCTGCACTGCGATTGATCCGGTGAGCCTGGACCCGCCTGCCAATCGCCTCCCATTTTTTGCAGGCACTCTTTGTGGCGCCTTGCGTTAGGCAGGGCACTTACCAGAGAGTCACAGCAGAGGCGAGTCATGGTTTGGCAGGGTGATAATTTTGGCATTGCTTTGAAAGCTTTAGCCAATGCGATCGAACCCGAACGAACGGCGTTGATCCATGGGTCGCGCATTGTGACGTGGTCAGAGCTTGATTCGCTGACAGATCGGATCGCAGCGGGGCTGCATGCAAAGGGGCTCAACCCCGGAGACGTTGCCGGGCAAATGCTGCGGAACACGCCAGAGTATATCCTTGCCTATTTCGG
The Altererythrobacter ishigakiensis genome window above contains:
- a CDS encoding c-type cytochrome, with protein sequence MLIKRLFILVTPLLIAACVTDHNANALSESAAEGRAFAQTNCASCHALEDGVSPNPNAPSLRRAANRLPDWAIEASFERGVQIGHSMEMPAFVFEDGDIANLLAYLETLKEKD
- a CDS encoding DUF1330 domain-containing protein; translated protein: MIKFPDIAAAKSWYASDAYQQIIPLREEASDMSLVLHEVPS
- a CDS encoding TetR family transcriptional regulator C-terminal domain-containing protein, producing the protein MFREVCRVRAADPDAKGCMIVNAICELPAADQGLSQDMTILFGKSVRDIEALLGQAVRDGELSQDTDVRGLALAVKNQLLGLNLMSKTISEESELWLAAKISLSALGLYDDRGLAKA
- a CDS encoding SDR family NAD(P)-dependent oxidoreductase — protein: MAGFSFDLTGRNALITGASSGFGERFGRLLSGSGANVALGARRIDKLEALASEIGDRARAVQMDVMLEADIIAGFDAAQEAFGTIDTVVANAGIDGGGLTTDVSEEEIERTLSVNLKGAILTAREGARRMIANKVPNGRIVMIASITAFEPSPTLVAYSASKAGVVQAARSMAREWARTGISINTISPGYIRTAINEEWFDTDAGQRHMKRFPRKRLMGMEGLDATLLMLCSDAAEFITGADFVLDDGQTL
- a CDS encoding aromatic ring-hydroxylating oxygenase subunit alpha, encoding MNEIKNIANEPRCPGMSYTDMLEADTRTPPDYLFEETVADMGDDPISVDPYISEEFAKLEREKLWPNVWLFAAREDELPEPGDTVVFEINDKSFLITRQRDGSVKALYNVCLHRGRKLRTESGTTTQFRCPFHGFTWKTDGSLKEIPCEWDFEHLKNKDMSLPEARVELWQGFVMITENPDLPDFKTWLGPAASHYDRYDMENRYTGMWVAKKIPANWKATAEAFMEAWHSITTHPQLLPFLGDANSRYDHIGDHFNRAITPSGVLSPHLAGKDQHYVLDKMNQFSGGSDADTNRRFAASEEGSDFDENDPLMARKVLADAGRKGFAEQYGYDYSDASDAEILDNFTYNIFPNFSPWIGYLPTLCYRWLPGDTPDWCIMEIRLLFPTPKGEKRPKSVERLYIPDDEPFAWAKDTMGEALAGVFDQDMANLPHVQTGMKAMKDGLMELGHYQDSRVRHFQTTLMKYINGELPA
- a CDS encoding VOC family protein, producing the protein MARSETISALGDVMQLAFVPDDFDAAIKHWTETMGVGPFYLIENIHLDGMKYKGEPTDAVFTLALAYWGDFQIELIRPENDAPSIYSDEYAATEGLHHVCMLVDDIAEARRVCAKQGAEVVIEGKFGTSEVIYVDSGKGTGHLVEILQQDPSGPDLFGIIKAASVDWDGSEPVRRFS
- a CDS encoding helix-turn-helix transcriptional regulator, which encodes MATNVVELRAPRDSEGLNDLLEQVTIRSAEDIHDAAVAIARIAESYGMQVSMCDDISSKETMLDTDGTILNADVFGWVADGERWWEDHRLALSSPLPRACRYESEPFWVNEHGFHTRWKNSYLEEIDLSDFEKRSMCKAAIVIPVHLPFGQISANSFIALDRSKDDLSVEFAQHGSLFSQITRRFIAGYVQAHRTKRRIPSDCVLSKREVECLRWAAIGKTDKEISMILERSHATIRYHIHRAGEKLDSVNRAQTIFKAGQLGYLGANS